A stretch of Eubalaena glacialis isolate mEubGla1 chromosome 10, mEubGla1.1.hap2.+ XY, whole genome shotgun sequence DNA encodes these proteins:
- the ANKK1 gene encoding ankyrin repeat and protein kinase domain-containing protein 1 → MAAGVEQRLGGLPVFTRDDFEGTWRPVASGGFSQVFQARHKRWRTEYAIKCSRCLQPDTTSSDVNCLIEEATKMEKIKFQHIVSIYGVCEQPLGIVMEFMANGSLEKMLPTQSLCWQLKFRIIHETGLAMNFLHSINPPQFHLDLKPGNILLDSHMHVKVSDFGLSRWMEQLTRMQYIKRSALHGTLSYIPPEMFLESNKGPGPKYDVYSFGIVIWEILTQKKPYSDFNMMTIMVRVAAGLRPSLQPVSDEWPAEAQQMVDLTRRCWDQDPKKRPCFPDIAVETDMLLSLLQSPVADPESEALARKMSCTVCLCRRWEVSEEISQELTDSDSGDYLKRVLPLSDSESLVLSDEQLRIRENKVTPLHFLVAQGRLERVRLLLAQEVHVDCQTACGYTPLLVATQDQHPDLCALLLKHGADANLVDEDGWAPLHFAAQNGDDRTARLLLDHGARVDAQEHEGWTPLHLAAQNNFENVARLLVSRQADPNLQEAEGKTPLHVAAYFGHVSLVKLLTGQGAKLDARQRNLRTPLHLAVERGKVRAIQHLLKSGAAADALDQRGYSPLHIATTRGKYLIGKMLLRYGASLELPTHQGWTPLHLAAYKGHLEIIHLLAESHADVGAPGGMNWTPLHLAARHGAEVVVSALLQCGADPNAPEQSGWTPLHLAVQRGAFLSVINLLEHRADVHARNKVGWTPAHLAALKGNMAILGVLVKAGAQLDTQDGVGCTPL, encoded by the exons CTCTGATGTGAATTGCCTCATTGAAGAAGCAACCAAAATGGAGAAGATCAAGTTTCAACACATTGTGTCCATCTACGGGGTATGCGAGCAGCCGCTGGGTATTGTGATGGAGTTCATGGCCAACGGCTCCCTGGAGAAGATGCTGCCCACCCAGAGCCTCTGCTGGCAGCTCAAGTTCCGCATCATCCATGAGACCGGCTTGGCCATGAACTTCCTCCACAGCATTAACCCACCACAGTTCCACCTGGACCTCAAGCCAGGCAACATCCtcctggacagccacatgcatgTCAAG GTTTCGGACTTCGGCTTGTCCAGGTGGATGGAACAGTTGACCCGGATGCAGTACATCAAGAGGTCAGCTCTGCACGGCACCCTCAGCTACATCCCCCCTGAGATGTTCCTGGAGAGCAACAAGGGCCCAGGGCCCAAATACGATGTGTACAG CTTCGGAATTGTCATCTGGGAGATCCTCACTCAGAAGAAACCGTATTCAG ACTTCAACATGATGACCATTATGGTGCGAGTGGCCGCAGGTCTGCGGCCCTCCCTGCAGCCTGTCTCTGATGAGTGGCCGGCTGAGGCCCAGCAGATGGTGGACCTAACGAGGCGCTGTTGGGACCAGGACCCCAAGAAGAGGCCCTGCTTTCCAG ACATCGCAGTGGAGACAGACATGCTGCTGTCCCTGCTCCAGAGTCCTGTGGCTGACCCAGAGAGCGAGGCCCTGGCCAGGAAGATGTCCTGCACAGTGTGTCTGTGCCGGCGCTGGGAG GTCAGTGAGGAGATCAGCCAGGAGCTAACAGACAGCG ACTCAGGAGACTACTTGAAGCGGGTCCTGCCTCTCTCAGACAGCGAGAGCCTGGTCCTGAGCGATGAGCAGCTGCGCATCCGTGAGAACAAGGTCACCCCCCTCCACTTTCTGGTGGCTCAGGGCCGCCTGGAGCGGGTGAGGCTTCTGCTGGCCCAGGAGGTCCACGTGGACTGCCAGACGGCCTGCGGCTACACTCCCCTCCTCGTCGCCACCCAGGACCAGCACCCTGACCTCTGTGCCCTGCTCCTGAAGCACGGTGCCGACGCCAACCTGGTGGACGAGGACGGCTGGGCCCCGCTGCACTTCGCAGCCCAGAATGGGGACGACCGCACTGCCCGCCTCCTCCTGGACCACGGGGCCCGTGTGGATGCCCAGGAGCACGAGGGGTGGACCCCGCTCCACCTGGCTGCGCAGAACAACTTTGAGAATGTGGCACGGCTTCTGGTCTCCCGTCAAGCTGACCCCAACCTGCAGGAGGCTGAGGGCAAGACCCCTCTCCACGTGGCCGCCTACTTCGGCCATGTCAGCCTGGTCAAGCTGCTGACAGGCCAGGGGGCCAAGCTGGATGCTCGGCAGAGAAACCTGAGGACACCACTGCACCTGGCGGTGGAGCGAGGCAAAGTGAGGGCCATCCAACACCTGTTAAAGAGTGGGGCGGCCGCTGATGCCCTTGACCAGAGAGGCTACAGCCCACTGCACATCGCCACTACCAGGGGCAAGTACCTTATCGGCAAGATGCTGCTCAGGTACGGCGCCAGCCTCGAGCTGCCAACCCACCAGGGCTGGACGCCCCTGCATCTAGCAGCCTACAAGGGCCACCTGGAGATCATCCACCTGCTGGCTGAGAGCCACGCAGACGTGGGGGCTCCCGGAGGCATGAACTGGACCCCCCTGCACCTGGCTGCCCGTCACGGGGCGGAGGTGGTGGTGTCCGCACTGCTGCAGTGTGGGGCTGACCCCAATGCTCCCGAGCAGTCAGGCTGGACGCCCCTCCACCTGGCAGTCCAGAGGGGGGCCTTCCTGAGCGTCATCAACCTCCTGGAGCACCGTGCAGATGTCCATGCCCGCAACAAGGTGGGCTGGACGCCTGCCCACCTGGCCGCCCTCAAGGGCAACATGGCCATCCTCGGAGTGCTGGTCAAGGCCGGTGCCCAGCTGGACACCCAGGACGGGGTAGGCTGCACACCCCTGTAG